A section of the Saccharopolyspora gregorii genome encodes:
- a CDS encoding M50 family metallopeptidase, which produces MLVIVGIVLFFVGLLLSIAWHELGHLLTAKMFGVKVTQYMVGFGRTVWSRKTAETEYGVKLIPFGGFIRMIGMFPPKRDEEYGRTASSAPWRVMIEDAREAAAEEVTPEDAHRQFYQRKPWKRIIVMAAGPIMNLILAVLIFAGILMGYGKAELTTSVSSISECVVSADAQDKGTCPPGAPPSPAAAAGFRPGDKIVEFDGKPYGSWTELQKAIRGSAGSVPIVVERGDQRLTLHADLIQDRRPALDDPKRTEVVGFLGLSPDQVMVRQDVGGVVRTIGGFVSLTAQKIVELPQRVPDLISAIGGQERSADSPVGIVGASRIGGEVLSMDQVSVGARLITMLNLLAAVNLSLFVMNMLPILPLDGGHIAGALWESVRRGFAKLVRRPDPGPFDTARLMPLAYGVTLIFIAYSLLVLVADVVNPVTLM; this is translated from the coding sequence ATGCTGGTCATCGTCGGCATCGTCCTGTTCTTCGTCGGACTGCTGCTGTCCATCGCCTGGCATGAGCTCGGTCACCTGCTCACCGCGAAGATGTTCGGCGTCAAGGTCACCCAGTACATGGTCGGCTTCGGCCGGACCGTCTGGTCGCGCAAGACGGCGGAGACCGAGTACGGGGTGAAGCTGATCCCGTTCGGCGGCTTCATCCGCATGATCGGCATGTTCCCGCCGAAGCGGGACGAGGAGTACGGGCGCACCGCCTCCTCCGCGCCGTGGCGGGTGATGATCGAGGACGCCCGGGAGGCCGCGGCCGAGGAGGTCACCCCCGAGGACGCGCACCGGCAGTTCTACCAGCGCAAACCGTGGAAGCGGATCATCGTGATGGCCGCCGGGCCGATCATGAACCTGATCCTCGCGGTGCTCATCTTCGCCGGGATCCTGATGGGCTACGGCAAGGCCGAGCTCACCACCTCGGTCTCGTCGATCAGCGAGTGCGTGGTGTCCGCCGACGCGCAGGACAAGGGCACCTGCCCGCCGGGGGCGCCGCCGTCGCCCGCCGCGGCCGCCGGGTTCCGGCCCGGAGACAAGATCGTCGAGTTCGACGGCAAGCCCTACGGCTCGTGGACGGAGCTGCAGAAGGCCATCCGCGGCTCCGCCGGCTCGGTCCCGATCGTCGTGGAACGCGGTGACCAGCGCCTCACCCTGCACGCCGACCTGATCCAGGACAGGCGGCCCGCGCTGGACGACCCGAAGCGGACCGAGGTCGTCGGATTCCTCGGGCTCAGCCCGGACCAGGTCATGGTCCGCCAGGACGTCGGCGGCGTGGTCCGCACGATCGGCGGGTTCGTCAGCCTCACCGCGCAGAAGATCGTGGAGCTGCCGCAGCGGGTGCCGGACCTCATCTCGGCCATCGGCGGTCAGGAGCGGTCCGCGGATTCGCCGGTGGGCATCGTCGGCGCCAGCCGCATCGGCGGCGAGGTGCTGTCGATGGACCAGGTGTCGGTGGGCGCCCGGCTGATCACGATGCTGAACCTGCTGGCCGCGGTGAACCTCTCGCTGTTCGTGATGAACATGCTGCCGATCCTGCCGCTGGACGGCGGGCACATCGCCGGTGCGCTGTGGGAGTCGGTGCGCCGCGGCTTCGCGAAGCTGGTGCGCAGGCCGGACCCGGGCCCGTTCGACACGGCGCGGCTGATGCCGCTGGCCTACGGCGTGACGTTGATCTTCATCGCCTATTCGCTGCTGGTGCTCGTCGCCGACGTGGTGAACCCGGTGACGCTGATGTAG